The Desulfobacterales bacterium DNA window CAGGCGCGAGGGAACCAATGTGCATGCCTATGCCGAGGGGTTGTTTAACGGCGAGCTTGTGATGCCGGCGGCGCCGTCTGAGAGGGAAAACAAGCTTTTCCACCAGGCGGCGCTTGCCGTTGTAAAACTTTTAAAAAGGTTCGAGTTCGCTGGCGCCGAGGTTATAGTCGCCTCCCCCGAGCTTGGGCTTGCCGGCATGATTGATTTGCTGATGATCGATCGCGGGTCAAATGAGGTCATTGTCCTTGACTGGAAGCAAAACGCAAAAATCAAAGATGAAAATTTTTATCAAAACGCATTGAAGCCGATCGAATACCTTCAGGCCCACGACATGAACAAGTATTCGCTGCAGCTATCATTATATGAGCACATTCTTGCCAGTGAAGGATATTTCAAGCGTTGCGGTGGGTACCGAAAGGCCTTGATACATCTCACCGAAAATCAAAACCGCCCCATAAAAATCGGAAACTTTCAAAAAGAAATCGATAAAATGATAGCCCCGCGCATAGCCGGTTATTAATAGGGGGACTTAATGGCAGCAGAATCACAATCTGTGCAAGTCGGAAGCCTCAAAAAAATAATTTTCAAAAAAATCGACACAGGGTTCCTGATCGGGTCGTTTTCGGACGAATCCGGAAAAGAGTTCGTGGCGATCGGGACGATGGTCAACCCTGAAGAACAGATGGCATATAAGCTCACAGGCACATGGGTAAAAACAGAGCGGTATGGAGAGCAATTTAAATTCAATTGGTACGAAGTGAAGCGGCCCGATGACGTCGAGGGGATATACCGATACCTCGTTCGAATCACAAAATGGGTTGGCCCGAAGGTCGCGAACGCGCTGTTAAAACAATATGGGGACGACACGCTAAACGTCCTCAAAAACGACCCCGAAAAAGTGGCTGGTGATATTCGCGGGATAACCCTTGAGCGGGCCTTGGAGATCAAGACCGCGCTGATATCGAATGAGAAGATTGAATCTACGCTCATTGAACTCGAAAGAATCTTCTCCCTTGTGCCCGGAATCAAGAAGTCTCTCCCAATGGATTTGATTCAGGCATACGGCGCCAATGCGGTAGAAAAAATAAAAGAGAACCCGTATGTCATTACCAAGATCCGGAAAATCGGGTTTTTGACGGCAGACCGGCTTGCCATGGCGATTGGAATGGATCCGCGCGATAGCAAACGGGCGATGGCTGCGGTCCTGCATGTCCTTCTTGAGGCGCAGTCTATTGATGGTTCAACCTGGGTAGCTTTCTCCGAGATTGAAAAAGCGGTCAATGAGCTTATCGGGAACAACCCGTATGACGGGCTTGCCCGGCTGTTGAAAAATGGTGACATCGTTGCGAGGGGTTATTCGTATGCGCTGGCCCCAACCGATCGGAGTGAAACTGAGATCGCGGTAGCAATCAAAAGGCTGCTTTCGGCAAAAAATGAATCGCCGTCGCAGTCGCAATCGCAACTGGAATCTCAAATGCAGTCGGAAGACGCAGAAGAGTACGAAATCTCCGAAGAGGAGCTTGAAGGGATATAGCATGGAAATTAAACTGACTGAGCAGCAGTTGACTGCTGTGAAAATGGTCCAAGATAATTCGATATCAATCCTTACCGGCGGCCCAGGCACAGGAAAGAGCACTACCATAAAAGAAGTCCTCAACTGGGCGAATTCACGGCGGCTTTCTGTTCTTCAAATGGCGCCCACAGGAAAGGCCGCGAAGAGAATGCAAGAGGTGACATCCGAATATGCCTCAACCATTCACCGCGCACTTGGCTGCCAGTTTGACGTTGATGGCTTTTCATTCGCTTACAACAAATACAGCCAATTCCCAGCCGACCTCATCATTATCGATGAATTGTCAATGGTGCCGAATGATTTGATGGCGAGTGTCATGGAAGCCATTGACCCGCGGAAAACGAAGCTTCTCCTCGTTGGTGATAAAGGCCAGCTTCCATCTGTAGGTGCAGGCGCCGTGCTGCGCGACCTGATGGCTTCCAGCGTTGTCCCGCATGTTGAGTTGACCATGATACACCGGAATAGCGGGCTGATCGTTGAGTCGTGCCATAAAATCGCCGCCGGGCAGCAATATGACCCATGCAAGGAACTAAAGCCTGAAGACGGCCTCAACCTCCGGCACATCGAAGTGAGCACACCAGAACGGATACAGGAAGTTATCAGAAATATTGTGACAGAGCGAATTGCCGTCCGCGGGCTTGACCCGGTTTGGGATGTCCAGGTCATCAGCCCGACCAACAGCCGATCCGCCCTTTCATGCGATGCGATTAATGATGTGCTGCAGGGGATACTAAACCCGCTGCCGGCCGGATGCGCACAATCCGCAGACACAATCTTCAGAGCCAAGGATAAGGTGATCCAAACCAAAAACGAGGGCATCGAGTCGGAGGACGGCGAAAAGGTTTTGATCGTAAATGGTGACATGGGCGAAGTGGTGGCCGTTGACGGCAAGAAAATAACCGTCAAGTTTTTCGACCCGGAAAGAATCGTGAAGCTCCCCCTGAAGGTGAACAACCTGCTGTTGGCCTATTGTTGCACTTGCCATCGGATGCAGGGATCCGAGGCACCAGTTGTCATTATCCCGGTTCACAAATCGTTCGGCTTTTTCGTCAACCGGTCGTGGATTTACACCGCCATCAGCCGGGCAAAACTTTTCTGCATCACCGTTGGTCAGTTTCAGGCCATACGGGAAGCAATCGGAAGAGACGACAGCCTACGCCGGAAAACGATGCTCAAGGAAAAACTTATCGAAGAAACATTGATTTTAAACCAGAAAGCGGCGTAACCCATGATTCAAAAAAAGCCGATCGAAATTATAATAGATACGCGCGAGCAGACGCCGTTTCTATTTTTAAATTGTGTGCCGAAACCGAAGCTGACTGTCAAAACATTGCCGACTGGAGACTATAGCCTGGGTGGGCACGAAGACAAAATAACCATCGAGAGAAAATCCATATCAGATTTGTTCGGATCATGCGGGAAGGGCCGGTCCCGGTTCCAGCGTGAGATTGAACGGATGTCATCTTTTCAATATGCGGCTTTAATCATAGAGGCTGACTGGCTTTCCATATTGAGGGCGCCCCCTTCCAGGTCCAAGCTCAACCCGAAAACAATTTATTCCTCCGCAATAGCATGGTCCCAGCGCCACGGCATTCATGTCTGGGCATGCCCTAACAGACCCTTCGCAGAGAAGACAACATTCAGGATGCTGGAACGTTTTTTTATTGATCAATCCGAGGGGGCCGGCCATGTCGAAGGTGGATTGGAAAGCAGTTCGCGCGGAAATTCTAAGCCGAATTGATGTTGTAAGCGAATACCAAAAAATGGGCGTTGAGTTTACGGGCAGCACGAGTGACAAAGGCTTCGCCGAGTGCAAAAACCCATATAAAAAAGACAACGACCCGAGTGCCGGGGTTTATGTAGGGCAGGGCACTGGCCGCGGAACGCTTGTGACATTTAATAGCGCCGGCGGAATGCGCGAAAAGCTTTCGTTTTTCGACCTGTGCCGGGATTTTTATCCAGGGATCATCGGTAAAAATTATGGCGAGATCGTCAGCTATTGGGCCAAGGAAAAGAACGTAAAGACGACCGACAAAAAGGACCGGCCCCCTACCGAAAAAGATGTCAATTTTTTTGCCGCAGCTATCAGTGATGAGGTCAGGGATTATCTTCATAACCATCGCGGCCTGAATGACAACTCTATTACCAAATACAAGATCGGTTTCAGTGAGAAGCAGCAGCGGGTAACCTTCCCGGTGTTCGACCAGGATGGTCAGTTGGTGAACATCCGAAAGCACGCATGGAAAAAGGAGATCAAGCCCAAATCCATAGGCGTTACCGGGTACAACCAAAAGCGCCTGTGGGGCATCGACCGGTTGGTGAAGGCGGCGCCAGGGTCAACGATCGCAATTACCGAAGGCGAGTTCGACTCCATGCTGCTTGAGCAGGAATCCGGATTGTTGAGCGTTTCCCCGACGAACGGGAAGGAGGCGTTTGACCCGGAATGGGTAAAAGCATTCTCCGGACACCATGCGGTTCTCGTTTGGGATTGCGACGAGGCCGGCCGGGATGCGGTGAACAAGTCAATCCGGTCCTTGTTCAGGTCGGCTGTAAGGAAGGGCGAAGTCCTGTCCCTGAAAATCATATGGCTTTTCGAGAACCCAAAAGACAAGGAGAATAAGGACTTCACTGATTATATCGTGAAGGCCGGCGGCACGGGGAAAGATCTGCTTGAAAAAATCGCGGCAGCAGCGCCGGAAGATTTTTCTGTCAAAGCCCCTGAGATCCCAGAACCAATTAAATTAAAGTCGTTTTCGGAAATAGATGATCCCGAATATGCAGGGAAGCGCGTTCAGTGCGACATCATGATTTTCGGCGAGAACACAGAGGCATACCATGCGCCAACAAAAGTTCGCGTCCTCGATTGCGAAGGCCGGAAAAAAATTGGCTGCTCCGGCCGGGCCGACTGGCAATTTTCGTGCGATGAGCCGATTCCAATTAAGATAGGGGACAGGATTCAGCTTACAGCCGTTCATGCCAGGGACACGCAGCTCGAGATCGCGCTGCAGAAGTTCGTGTGTGACAAGGGGCGCCACCCGGTTGTCGAGGTCGAGGACATTGACCGAACGACGCTGAGAGAGGTCCTCGCGCACCAGGTCATTACCGGGACCAGCGCGACCGAGCTTGTTGAAAAATCGGTTTATATCAACAGCCCGAAAATCTATCCGGTTGGGAAATACCGAGCCATTGGGTATGTTCACACGCATCCGAAAAATCAAATGCCAACGATGATGATCGATTCGATTGAGGCCCAGGAAGAAGACTGGCAGGCCTTTCGAATTGATGACGCCAAACCGCACCTTAGATCCCTTCAGCAATACGACCTCATGACCGGCGAAATAATCGATGACCTCATGTTCAACGTGACGCGGATATATGAACGGTACGACATCCACATTGGCGTTCTCCTGACATTGTGCTCCCCGTTATGGATTGATTTTCATGAGGATGAAATTATCCGCGGGTGGCTGTCAGCGGCGTTGATAGGCGACTCAGGTACCGGCAAATCGACGGTCTTCGAAAACACATTGAAGTTCGCAGGGGTTGGGACAATCGTTTCCGGGCAGACCGCATCAAGGACCGGTATCGTTTACGGCCTTGAGCATAATGAGCGAACCGGGTGGCGAGTCAAAGCCGGGGCACTGCTCAAAATGAACAAGCAGATATTGTTGATCGATGAGGCACAGGACGTCGACCAGCAGGAATTAAAGACCATGGCGGATGCCATTGACCGCGGCCGGCTGAAAATCGACAGGATCGCGACGAAGGAGTTCGAGGCGCAGGTAAGATGCCTGTTCAGTTGCAACCCGAAGAACCCGTTCAATGCCGCCGATCAAAAGACCATGGGATCCTTCCGGTTCGGGTGTGAATCGATTAAGGATGTTTTCCCAAAGATGATGATCCGCCGGTTTGACGTGGTAATGTTCGCGGCGTCCAATGACATTCGCGATAAATCGCTGATTTATAATGTTCGACGGCCAACCGGGATTGGGTGTCGTCTCACGCCTGAAAGCCTGAAGGCGCTTATTTTTTATGCATGGAGCCTCACGCATGACAAAATAAAGCTATCGCCAGAAATTAATTCCGCCATCCGGAACGAAGCTGAAAGTTTATCTGCCAAGTTCGGCGGCTGCGACGATCTTCCGATCGTCTATGCTGAGGATTTCCGCAAAAACTTTTGCCGCATGTGCGTTGCGGCCGCGGTGCTTGACTTGTCATCGAGCGATGATTTTAAAACCATTTCCGTTGAGAAAAAACACGTTGATTTTATCTCCACCTGGCTTGACTCAATTTATGCCAGCCGGAACTGCCAGCTTGACAAGTATGCGGAACAATACAGGAAGGAGAACTATATTGTGAACGAGGCGGACGTCGTAAGGAAGCTCGAAGCACACATAAACGAAGGCGTAGACCGGAAAGAGCACCTATCCTTGATCGTCAGGGAGCTACTGAGATGTTCCCCGGACAACCAGGCGCACAAAATACAGCAAACTTACTTCAGGGATATTCTCGATATCGACCGGTCAACCATTTACCGGGAGCTAAAACCGTTCATAGAAGAGCGGCTGATCAAGTCGTCACGGGGATACCTGCCGACGCCGAAGCTCTTCCAGTTGTCTCATTACCTTCGAGACACGAAATCGACCATTCTTGACTTGGACGAATAGGAGCCGTTGCGCAAATGGGATTTTTTCAACCCCCAAAAAATAGCTTTTCCCAGGCACCCCAAAAGTACTCCTTGGCGCGTTGTATTTTTTCGTGTGAAGAAAAATATATTTTTTGCTCACCCCAAAAATACAACGGAGATGAGCTGACAAATTTTTCATCCTCAGCCCCAGGTGAGCCCTGCAACATAGCGAGCTTAAATCTCTCCTACAAGAGCCTTTACATTTTTTTACTGCAACATAGGTGCCGATTTCTGCAACATAAGGGGCTATTTCTGCACCATAGCAGCCATTTCTGCACCATAGCGAAGCCTGCCGTTTTTCGCTTATCGTATCAAATCAAAAGGATTGCTTCAATCAGTACGTTTCTGCAACATAGCGCCAGGATGACTATAAAAATATATATGAAAAAGGAGTACGATGTCTATTTCCTTAAATCTATTTTTCAAAAGGTTGAGATTTATATAAATTTAAATCCTCCACAAAATACATTTAAGGAATTAGGCAAATTTTTTATTTTGCGTGGCGGGTGGGGTGAGGGGTGGTTAAGGTGCCCGCTATGTTGCAGAAAAAAGATGCTAAAAAACTGGAAGCATAACAAAAATGGCATGTTAATTAAAAAAAAGCCGAAAGTTATGTTGCAGAAAGTGCCTGCTATGTTGCAGAAATTCGCCGCTATGGTGCAGGAATCATCCGCTATGTGGCAGAAAAGCGTG harbors:
- a CDS encoding AAA family ATPase; this translates as MEIKLTEQQLTAVKMVQDNSISILTGGPGTGKSTTIKEVLNWANSRRLSVLQMAPTGKAAKRMQEVTSEYASTIHRALGCQFDVDGFSFAYNKYSQFPADLIIIDELSMVPNDLMASVMEAIDPRKTKLLLVGDKGQLPSVGAGAVLRDLMASSVVPHVELTMIHRNSGLIVESCHKIAAGQQYDPCKELKPEDGLNLRHIEVSTPERIQEVIRNIVTERIAVRGLDPVWDVQVISPTNSRSALSCDAINDVLQGILNPLPAGCAQSADTIFRAKDKVIQTKNEGIESEDGEKVLIVNGDMGEVVAVDGKKITVKFFDPERIVKLPLKVNNLLLAYCCTCHRMQGSEAPVVIIPVHKSFGFFVNRSWIYTAISRAKLFCITVGQFQAIREAIGRDDSLRRKTMLKEKLIEETLILNQKAA
- a CDS encoding helix-hairpin-helix domain-containing protein, with protein sequence MAAESQSVQVGSLKKIIFKKIDTGFLIGSFSDESGKEFVAIGTMVNPEEQMAYKLTGTWVKTERYGEQFKFNWYEVKRPDDVEGIYRYLVRITKWVGPKVANALLKQYGDDTLNVLKNDPEKVAGDIRGITLERALEIKTALISNEKIESTLIELERIFSLVPGIKKSLPMDLIQAYGANAVEKIKENPYVITKIRKIGFLTADRLAMAIGMDPRDSKRAMAAVLHVLLEAQSIDGSTWVAFSEIEKAVNELIGNNPYDGLARLLKNGDIVARGYSYALAPTDRSETEIAVAIKRLLSAKNESPSQSQSQLESQMQSEDAEEYEISEEELEGI
- a CDS encoding AAA family ATPase: MSKVDWKAVRAEILSRIDVVSEYQKMGVEFTGSTSDKGFAECKNPYKKDNDPSAGVYVGQGTGRGTLVTFNSAGGMREKLSFFDLCRDFYPGIIGKNYGEIVSYWAKEKNVKTTDKKDRPPTEKDVNFFAAAISDEVRDYLHNHRGLNDNSITKYKIGFSEKQQRVTFPVFDQDGQLVNIRKHAWKKEIKPKSIGVTGYNQKRLWGIDRLVKAAPGSTIAITEGEFDSMLLEQESGLLSVSPTNGKEAFDPEWVKAFSGHHAVLVWDCDEAGRDAVNKSIRSLFRSAVRKGEVLSLKIIWLFENPKDKENKDFTDYIVKAGGTGKDLLEKIAAAAPEDFSVKAPEIPEPIKLKSFSEIDDPEYAGKRVQCDIMIFGENTEAYHAPTKVRVLDCEGRKKIGCSGRADWQFSCDEPIPIKIGDRIQLTAVHARDTQLEIALQKFVCDKGRHPVVEVEDIDRTTLREVLAHQVITGTSATELVEKSVYINSPKIYPVGKYRAIGYVHTHPKNQMPTMMIDSIEAQEEDWQAFRIDDAKPHLRSLQQYDLMTGEIIDDLMFNVTRIYERYDIHIGVLLTLCSPLWIDFHEDEIIRGWLSAALIGDSGTGKSTVFENTLKFAGVGTIVSGQTASRTGIVYGLEHNERTGWRVKAGALLKMNKQILLIDEAQDVDQQELKTMADAIDRGRLKIDRIATKEFEAQVRCLFSCNPKNPFNAADQKTMGSFRFGCESIKDVFPKMMIRRFDVVMFAASNDIRDKSLIYNVRRPTGIGCRLTPESLKALIFYAWSLTHDKIKLSPEINSAIRNEAESLSAKFGGCDDLPIVYAEDFRKNFCRMCVAAAVLDLSSSDDFKTISVEKKHVDFISTWLDSIYASRNCQLDKYAEQYRKENYIVNEADVVRKLEAHINEGVDRKEHLSLIVRELLRCSPDNQAHKIQQTYFRDILDIDRSTIYRELKPFIEERLIKSSRGYLPTPKLFQLSHYLRDTKSTILDLDE